From Oligoflexus sp., one genomic window encodes:
- a CDS encoding proton-conducting transporter membrane subunit: MQVAELPGLLALFGILSIGLGIIISLVRPLKARRLVPMSSLVSLFFFVAAWVSLEQTPFASMGLDLVPGLWLNRLSMSVSCLVALLSWVVTRYAVRYLDGDAVQSRFFLYAQFTVAMVLLMILTNHFLFLVVAWSGTGLGLNRLLCLYRDRPEALRTAQHKFIISRLGDVAIMGAAYFIWENFRSFHLPTVWSMVEAGQGGGDVIGILLVIAALTRSAQVPFHSWLPETLDTPTPVSALMHAGIINAGGYLILRTLPLVTPTALGILGLFGFLSIVIAGLTMLATPDRKRQLALSTSAQMGFMFLQISFGLPTAGLMHMLGHAFYKAHCFLASGELSRFRQTQVNWAWGGTVATISLLILTALPLLVFMQAGATIFTLGHAVSLSLSILALGSGLLLHATLAPSRGHIAVGAMIIMVAGPLLLTLSHKAGSFLLSPPRPYLEAHDAILLLVTAGSMGLFVLQRSLSSWPAVKRWAFLTHARHGFYFHAMTQRLIGKVNHV; the protein is encoded by the coding sequence ATGCAAGTAGCTGAACTTCCAGGTCTTTTGGCGCTCTTCGGCATACTCAGTATTGGCTTAGGTATCATCATCTCGCTCGTGAGGCCTTTGAAGGCGCGACGCCTGGTTCCCATGAGCTCGCTCGTGAGTCTGTTTTTTTTCGTCGCGGCCTGGGTTTCTTTGGAACAAACACCCTTCGCCAGCATGGGCCTGGATCTTGTGCCGGGGCTTTGGCTGAATCGTCTTTCGATGAGCGTGAGCTGTCTCGTTGCGCTCCTGTCCTGGGTGGTGACGCGCTATGCGGTGCGGTACCTCGATGGTGATGCCGTGCAGAGTCGCTTCTTTCTTTACGCGCAGTTTACCGTTGCGATGGTTCTGCTCATGATCCTCACCAATCATTTTCTTTTCCTCGTGGTCGCCTGGAGCGGGACAGGCCTGGGATTAAATCGCCTCCTCTGCCTTTACAGAGATCGGCCTGAGGCTCTGCGCACGGCTCAGCATAAATTCATCATATCGCGGCTGGGTGATGTGGCGATCATGGGCGCGGCTTACTTTATCTGGGAAAATTTCCGCAGCTTTCATCTGCCCACGGTCTGGTCCATGGTGGAAGCCGGGCAGGGCGGTGGTGATGTCATTGGAATCCTTCTGGTCATCGCCGCGCTCACACGATCGGCCCAGGTTCCCTTTCATTCCTGGCTGCCGGAAACCCTGGATACACCGACCCCTGTTTCGGCTCTGATGCATGCCGGCATTATCAACGCCGGTGGTTATCTGATCCTTCGTACTCTTCCGCTGGTGACGCCCACGGCTCTTGGCATTCTCGGTCTCTTCGGTTTTCTGAGTATCGTGATCGCAGGTCTGACGATGCTCGCCACACCCGATCGGAAGCGGCAGCTGGCACTCAGCACCAGTGCGCAGATGGGATTTATGTTCCTGCAGATCAGCTTCGGACTGCCGACGGCGGGACTCATGCACATGCTCGGTCACGCGTTTTACAAGGCTCACTGTTTCCTTGCTTCGGGTGAACTCTCGCGCTTCCGTCAGACCCAGGTGAACTGGGCCTGGGGTGGAACGGTGGCGACGATATCGCTTCTCATACTCACAGCTTTGCCGCTACTCGTCTTCATGCAGGCCGGGGCCACGATCTTCACGCTGGGTCATGCGGTTTCTCTGTCTCTCTCGATACTCGCCCTCGGCAGCGGGCTCCTTTTGCATGCAACGCTGGCTCCGAGTCGCGGGCACATCGCAGTCGGCGCCATGATTATCATGGTCGCAGGTCCCCTACTTCTGACTCTGAGCCACAAGGCTGGCAGTTTCCTTCTCTCGCCGCCCCGGCCTTATCTGGAGGCGCATGATGCCATCCTTCTTCTGGTCACGGCCGGATCCATGGGACTCTTTGTGCTGCAACGAAGCCTCTCGTCCTGGCCGGCTGTCAAACGCTGGGCCTTTCTTACCCATGCACGGCACGGATTTTATTTTCACGCGATGACTCAACGTCTGATTGGAAAGGTGAACCATGTTTGA
- a CDS encoding TetR/AcrR family transcriptional regulator: MARTTLNRDKIIHHAYDLANAQGFDSLNLAALARDLGVQTPGLYKHTEGLEDIRRGVVLIALRQLHGILLTALAGRSGDVAIRSVAAAYRRFAHDTPGAFDATAVAPPQDDKEWHEAGWQVVNAVACVFTSYDLSRDQIVHAVRILRSSIYGFVALERNRGFGLPQDLDISFSSLVTVLIEGLKTHFSMAPKEEML; the protein is encoded by the coding sequence GTGGCGCGAACGACCTTAAATCGAGACAAAATCATCCATCATGCTTACGACCTGGCTAATGCTCAGGGTTTTGACTCCTTGAATTTGGCTGCGCTGGCGCGGGATCTGGGTGTCCAGACTCCAGGTCTTTACAAACATACGGAAGGGCTTGAGGACATTCGTCGGGGCGTGGTTTTGATCGCTCTGCGGCAACTGCATGGGATCCTGCTGACAGCCTTGGCGGGACGCTCCGGTGATGTCGCGATTCGGAGCGTGGCTGCTGCTTATCGGCGCTTTGCCCACGATACTCCCGGCGCCTTCGATGCGACAGCCGTGGCTCCCCCTCAGGACGACAAGGAATGGCATGAAGCCGGCTGGCAGGTTGTCAACGCTGTGGCTTGCGTCTTTACCTCTTACGATTTGTCCCGTGACCAAATCGTTCATGCCGTGCGCATCCTGCGAAGTTCGATTTATGGATTCGTCGCTCTTGAGCGTAATCGTGGCTTCGGCCTGCCTCAGGACCTCGATATCAGCTTCAGCAGTCTCGTCACGGTTTTGATTGAAGGACTAAAAACCCACTTTTCGATGGCACCTAAGGAGGAAATGTTATGA
- a CDS encoding helix-turn-helix transcriptional regulator — MDHDKTSQPEVSGDLKTQALWTFFTNHGHVLIALAKDPDITLRDIAESVGITERAVHKIISELEEEGYLTRIRVGRKNQYKLSFDRPLRHPLEYHRSVGDVIRLILAP; from the coding sequence GTGGATCACGACAAAACATCACAGCCAGAAGTATCCGGCGACCTCAAAACGCAGGCGTTATGGACGTTTTTCACCAATCATGGGCATGTGCTGATTGCGTTGGCCAAGGATCCCGATATCACTCTGCGTGATATCGCCGAGTCCGTGGGCATCACCGAGCGGGCGGTGCATAAAATTATCTCGGAGTTGGAAGAGGAAGGTTATCTGACGCGCATTCGGGTGGGGCGCAAGAATCAGTACAAACTTTCATTCGATCGCCCCCTGCGCCACCCTTTGGAATATCATCGAAGCGTCGGTGATGTCATTCGACTGATCCTGGCTCCCTGA